The genomic stretch TTCAAACTTAAGCGGGTCGGTCCCAAACCGGCGAATGGAGAGAGTCGGCCCATCTATGGCCAGGGGCGGAATGATGGCATTGATACGGCTGCCGTCGGGAAGCCGGGCGTCCACCATCGGAGAGGACTCGTCGATACGACGCCCCACCGCCGAGACGATGCGGTTGATGATATTGAGCAGGTGCTCGTCGTTCTTAAACCGGACGTTGGTACGTTCGAGCAGGCCGTTGCGCTCGATCCAAACCGAATTGTAGTTGTTGACCAAGATGTCGCTGATGGTCGGATCGCTGAGGAGCGTCTCCAGGGGGCCGTAACCGAGGGCTTCGTTCAAAACCTCCCCGACGAGCCTCTCCCGCTCAATTTGGTTAAGCGGGACGTTCTCACCTTGGATTATCTGGGTAAGGGCCGAGCGGATTTCCCTCCTGATCTCCTCTTTGTCCAGGGCATGGAGGCTTACGAGATCGATGTTGTCGACGAGCTTCCAGTGAATCTCGCCCTTGAGCTTTTGATAGAGGTCGTCGCTCTCATGAGAGACTGGCTGGTCGTTATTCTCTCCCGCCGTGTCTTGAACCACTGACTGGCGAAGACGGCTCCTCAACATGGGCTAACTCCCTCCTCTCTTCTTCAAGAAGCCTAAGAGACCCGAGCTCTCTTCTACCTCCGGCTTTACCTGCGTTAGAGCGGCGCACAGTGACGCAATCTCTTGGGTTAGTTTCGCCTTCGGGTAGGCTTCCTGTAGGAGCCTGCCGGTGTTGATGGCCTCCATCGTCTCCTGCTCCATATTACAGAGCGTAGCGGCGATGGGCCAATTCAAGGTCTTCTTGATATTCTTGACCGAAAAAACCTTCGCCTTTTTTGCGAACCGGTTCAAGACCACCTTGATCTTGGCTCTGTCATATCCAAGCTGTTCGAGGAGCTCGAGGCAGCGCTTGGTGTTTTTGAGGCCCGGCACCGTCTGAAGCGTAACGAGGACAATGGTGTCGGCGGAGTCCATGGCGGCCAGGAAAATGTCGTCAATGGCTTTTAGGCAGTCAACGACTATAAAGTCGAAGTGGCTGCGCAGGCTTTGAAGAACACGGGTGACGTGCTCGCCCGTCACCTCCTCGGCTCCCTCGTAGGACCTGGGAGTCCCCAGGACGAATAGGCCAGAGGCGTGTCTGGCCAGGGACGAATCGAGAAGCTCCCCGTCGATCCGGCTTATGTTCTGGATGAAATCTGTAACTGTAAAGTTGGCCTCCAGATTCAGAAAATAGGAGACGTCTCCCTTGTAGAGGTCCAAATCGAAGAGGATGCTTCTCTGCTTTGGACTCCTGGCTAAATAGCCGGCCAGGTTAGTCGCCATAGTGGTGGTGCCGCAGCCCCCCAGCAGGCTGAATACGCTGATGACCTTGCCCCCCTTGTCCCTGTTCTCCTGCGCCTTGCATATCGATCGGATCGTACGCTCAACGACCTCCTT from Nitrospinota bacterium encodes the following:
- a CDS encoding AAA family ATPase, with amino-acid sequence MVSQEGCVIISADAAIREEMGKSVESAIKVVGNAADYQSGYMLVTDKKPAVLFVDLSQDPDKALAIIEQLKVEHAEMHVFALSKEKSPDLILKAVRLGVRDFFVLPEDKEVVERTIRSICKAQENRDKGGKVISVFSLLGGCGTTTMATNLAGYLARSPKQRSILFDLDLYKGDVSYFLNLEANFTVTDFIQNISRIDGELLDSSLARHASGLFVLGTPRSYEGAEEVTGEHVTRVLQSLRSHFDFIVVDCLKAIDDIFLAAMDSADTIVLVTLQTVPGLKNTKRCLELLEQLGYDRAKIKVVLNRFAKKAKVFSVKNIKKTLNWPIAATLCNMEQETMEAINTGRLLQEAYPKAKLTQEIASLCAALTQVKPEVEESSGLLGFLKKRGGS